From a region of the Capricornis sumatraensis isolate serow.1 chromosome 22, serow.2, whole genome shotgun sequence genome:
- the LOC138069279 gene encoding epidermal growth factor receptor substrate 15 isoform X1, whose product MAAAAQLSLTQLSSGNPLYEKYYRQVDTGNTGRVLASDAAVFLKKSGLPDLILGKIWDLADTDGKGILNKQEFFVALRLVACAQNGLEVSLSSLNLAVPPPRFHDTSSPLLISGTSAAELPWAVKPEDKAKYDAIFDSLCPVNGFLSGDKVKPVLLNSKLPVDILGRVWELSDIDHDGMLDRDEFAVAMFLVYCALEKEPVPMSLPPALVPPSKRKTWIVSPAEKAKYDEIFLKTDKDMDGFVSGLEVCEIFLKTGLPSALLAHIWALCDTKNCGKLSKDQFALAFHLINQKLIKGIDPPHNLTPEMIPPSDRATLQKNIIGSSPVADFSAIKELDTLNNEIVDLQREKNNVEQDLKEKEDAVKQRTSEVQDLQDEVQRENTNLQKLQAQKQQVQELLDGLDEQKAQLEEQLQEVRKKCAEEAQLISSLKAELTSQESQISTYEEELAKAREELSCLQQETAELEESVESGKAQLGPLQQHLQDSQQEISSMQMKLVEMKELENHSNQLNWCSSPHSILVNGATDYCSLSTSSSETANLNEHTEGQSNLKSEPIHQESPARSSPEILPSCVTDENEEMTVAVNEKVCPEFNSDRRSKEEDPFNVETSSLTNPVADSNLDFSQSDPFVGSDPFKDDPFGKIDPFGGDPFKGSGPFASDCFFKQSSTDPFATSSTDPFSAASDSSNTSVETLKHNDPFAPGGTVVVAASDSATDPFASVFGSESFEDGFADFSTSSKVNNEDPFTSATSSSISSVAITKNMLEETSVKNEDVPPALPPKIGTPTRPCPPPPGKRPINKMDSSDPFKLNDPFQPFSGNDSPKEKDPDMFCDPFTSTTTTTNKEADPSNFANCSAYPSEEDMIEWAKRESEREEEQRLARLNQQEQEDLELAIALSKSEISEA is encoded by the exons ATGGCTGCGGCGGCCCAGCTCTCCCTGACACAGTTATCAAGTGGAAATCCTCTTTATGAAAAATACTATAGACAGGTTGATACGGGCAATACTGGAAGGGTATTGGCTTCTGATGCTGCTGTATTCCTAAAAAAATCAGGACTTCCAGACCTGATACTCGGAAAGATCTGGGATTTAGCTGACACAGATGGGAAAGGTATCCTGAACAAACAAGAATTCTTTGTTGCTTTGCGTCTTGTGGCATGTGCCCAGAATGGATTGGAGGTTTCACTAAGTAGTTTGAACCTGGCTGTTCCTCCACCAAGATTTCATGATACCAGTAGTCCTTTGCTAATCAGTGGAACCTCTGCAGCTGAGCTCCCATGGGCTGTGAAACCTGAAGATAAGGCCAAATATGATGCAATTTTTGATAGTTTATGCCCAGTGAATGGATTTCTGTCTGGTGATAAAGTGAAACCAGTGTTGCTCAACTCTAAGTTACCTGTGGATATTCTTGGAAGAGTTTGGGAATTGAGTGATATTGACCATGATGGAATGCTTGACAGAGACGAGTTTGCCGTTGCCATGTTTTTGGTATACTGCGCACTGGAGAAAGAACCTGTGCCAATGTCCTTGCCTCCAGCCTTGGTGCCACCTTCTAAGAGGAAAACGTGGATTGTATCCCCTGCAGAAAAAGCTAAATATGATGAAATCTTCTTGAAAACTGATAAAGATATGGATGGATTTGTGTCAGGATTGGAAGTCTGTGAAATCTTCCTGAAGACAGGGTTACCTTCTGCCTTACTAGCCCATATTTGGGCATTATGTGACACAAAGAACTGTGGGAAGCTTTCAAAAGATCAATTTGCCTTGGCTTTTCACTTAATCAATCAGAAGTTAATAAAGGGCATTGATCCTCCTCACAATCTTACTCCTGAGATGATTCCGCCATCAGATAGGGCCACTTTACAAAAGAACATCATAGGATCAAGTCCTGTTGCAGATTTCTCTGCCATTAAGGAGCTAGATACCCTTAACAATGAAATAGTTGACCTACAGAGGGAAAAGAATAATGTGGAACAGGACCTTAAGGAgaaagaagatgctgttaaaCAGAGAACAAGCGAGGTTCAGGATCTTCAAGATGAAGTGCAAAGGGAGAATACTAATCTGCAAAAACTACAGGCCCAGAAACAGCAAGTACAGGAACTCCTTGATGGGCTGGATGAGCAGAAAGCCCAGCTGGAGGAGCAACTGCAGGAAGTCAGAAAGAAGTGTGCTGAGGAGGCCCAGCTGATTTCATCCCTGAAAGCTGAACTAACTAGTCAAGAATCACAGATCTCCACTTATGAAGAAGAGCTGGCCAAAGCTAGAGAAGAGCTGAGTTGCCTACAACAAGAAACAGCAGAGTTGGAAGagagtgtggagtcagggaaggcTCAGCTGGGACCTCTTCAGCAGCACCTGCAAGATTCACAGCAGGAAATCAGTTCAATGCAAATGAAACTTGTGGAAATGAAAGAGTTGGAAAACCATAGTAATCAATTAAATTGGTGCAGTAGTCCACACAGCATTCTTGTAAATGGTGCTACAGATTATTGCAGCCTCAGTACCAGCAGCAGTGAAACAGCCAATCTTAATGAGCACACTGAAGGCCAGAGCAACCTAAAGTCTGAGCCCATACACCAGGAGTCTCCAGCAAGAAGTAGTCCTGAAATACTGCCTTCTTGTGTGACtgatgaaaatgaagagatgaCTGTAGCTGTTAATGAAAAAGTTTGTCCTGAATTTAATAGTGACAGACGTTCAAAAGAGGAAGATCCATTTAATGTAGAAACAAGTTCACTGACAAATCCAGTTGCAGATTCAAACTTGGATTTTTCCCAGTCTGATCCTTTTGTTGGCAGTGATCCTTTCAAGGATGATCCTTTTGGGAAAATTGATCCATTCGGTGGTGATCCTTTCAAAGGGTCAGGTCCATTTGCATCTGACTGCTTCTTCAAGCAGTCTTCTACTGATCCTTTTGCCACTTCAAGTACTGACCCTTTCAGTGCAGCCAGCGATAGCAGTAATACATCGGTAGAAACATTAAAGCACAATGATCCTTTTGCTCCTGGTGGAACAGTTGTTGTTGCAGCAAGCGATTCAGCCACGGACccctttgcttctgtttttggAAGTGAATCATTTGAAGATGGATTTGCTGATTTTAGCACATCGTCAAAG GTCAACAATGAAGATCCTTTTACTTCAGCCACATCAAGCTCCATCAGCAGTGTGGCCATTACAAAAAATATGCTTGAGGAAACATCcgtcaaaaatgaagatgtacCCCCAGCACTGCCACCAAAGATAGGAACTCCAACAAGACCCTGcccaccaccacctgggaaaaGACCCATCAACAAAATGGATTCTTCTGATCCCTTTAAACTGAATGATCCATTTCAGCCTTTCTCGGGCAATGATAGCCCCAAAGAAAAAGATCCTGATATGTTTTGCGATCCATTCACTTCTACTACTACCACTACCAATAAAGAGGCTGACCCAAGCAATTTTGCTAACTGCAGTGCTTATCCCTCTGAGGAAGATATGATTGAGTGGGccaagagagaaagtgagagagaggaagagcagAGACTTGCCCGACTGAATCAGCAAGAGCAAGAAGACTTAGAACTGGCTATTGCACTCAGCAAATCTGAAATATCAGAAGCATGA
- the LOC138069279 gene encoding epidermal growth factor receptor substrate 15 isoform X2, whose translation MAAAAQLSLTQLSSGNPLYEKYYRQVDTGNTGRVLASDAAVFLKKSGLPDLILGKIWDLADTDGKGILNKQEFFVALRLVACAQNGLEVSLSSLNLAVPPPRFHDTSSPLLISGTSAAELPWAVKPEDKAKYDAIFDSLCPVNGFLSGDKVKPVLLNSKLPVDILGRVWELSDIDHDGMLDRDEFAVAMKTWIVSPAEKAKYDEIFLKTDKDMDGFVSGLEVCEIFLKTGLPSALLAHIWALCDTKNCGKLSKDQFALAFHLINQKLIKGIDPPHNLTPEMIPPSDRATLQKNIIGSSPVADFSAIKELDTLNNEIVDLQREKNNVEQDLKEKEDAVKQRTSEVQDLQDEVQRENTNLQKLQAQKQQVQELLDGLDEQKAQLEEQLQEVRKKCAEEAQLISSLKAELTSQESQISTYEEELAKAREELSCLQQETAELEESVESGKAQLGPLQQHLQDSQQEISSMQMKLVEMKELENHSNQLNWCSSPHSILVNGATDYCSLSTSSSETANLNEHTEGQSNLKSEPIHQESPARSSPEILPSCVTDENEEMTVAVNEKVCPEFNSDRRSKEEDPFNVETSSLTNPVADSNLDFSQSDPFVGSDPFKDDPFGKIDPFGGDPFKGSGPFASDCFFKQSSTDPFATSSTDPFSAASDSSNTSVETLKHNDPFAPGGTVVVAASDSATDPFASVFGSESFEDGFADFSTSSKVNNEDPFTSATSSSISSVAITKNMLEETSVKNEDVPPALPPKIGTPTRPCPPPPGKRPINKMDSSDPFKLNDPFQPFSGNDSPKEKDPDMFCDPFTSTTTTTNKEADPSNFANCSAYPSEEDMIEWAKRESEREEEQRLARLNQQEQEDLELAIALSKSEISEA comes from the exons ATGGCTGCGGCGGCCCAGCTCTCCCTGACACAGTTATCAAGTGGAAATCCTCTTTATGAAAAATACTATAGACAGGTTGATACGGGCAATACTGGAAGGGTATTGGCTTCTGATGCTGCTGTATTCCTAAAAAAATCAGGACTTCCAGACCTGATACTCGGAAAGATCTGGGATTTAGCTGACACAGATGGGAAAGGTATCCTGAACAAACAAGAATTCTTTGTTGCTTTGCGTCTTGTGGCATGTGCCCAGAATGGATTGGAGGTTTCACTAAGTAGTTTGAACCTGGCTGTTCCTCCACCAAGATTTCATGATACCAGTAGTCCTTTGCTAATCAGTGGAACCTCTGCAGCTGAGCTCCCATGGGCTGTGAAACCTGAAGATAAGGCCAAATATGATGCAATTTTTGATAGTTTATGCCCAGTGAATGGATTTCTGTCTGGTGATAAAGTGAAACCAGTGTTGCTCAACTCTAAGTTACCTGTGGATATTCTTGGAAGAGTTTGGGAATTGAGTGATATTGACCATGATGGAATGCTTGACAGAGACGAGTTTGCCGTTGCCAT GAAAACGTGGATTGTATCCCCTGCAGAAAAAGCTAAATATGATGAAATCTTCTTGAAAACTGATAAAGATATGGATGGATTTGTGTCAGGATTGGAAGTCTGTGAAATCTTCCTGAAGACAGGGTTACCTTCTGCCTTACTAGCCCATATTTGGGCATTATGTGACACAAAGAACTGTGGGAAGCTTTCAAAAGATCAATTTGCCTTGGCTTTTCACTTAATCAATCAGAAGTTAATAAAGGGCATTGATCCTCCTCACAATCTTACTCCTGAGATGATTCCGCCATCAGATAGGGCCACTTTACAAAAGAACATCATAGGATCAAGTCCTGTTGCAGATTTCTCTGCCATTAAGGAGCTAGATACCCTTAACAATGAAATAGTTGACCTACAGAGGGAAAAGAATAATGTGGAACAGGACCTTAAGGAgaaagaagatgctgttaaaCAGAGAACAAGCGAGGTTCAGGATCTTCAAGATGAAGTGCAAAGGGAGAATACTAATCTGCAAAAACTACAGGCCCAGAAACAGCAAGTACAGGAACTCCTTGATGGGCTGGATGAGCAGAAAGCCCAGCTGGAGGAGCAACTGCAGGAAGTCAGAAAGAAGTGTGCTGAGGAGGCCCAGCTGATTTCATCCCTGAAAGCTGAACTAACTAGTCAAGAATCACAGATCTCCACTTATGAAGAAGAGCTGGCCAAAGCTAGAGAAGAGCTGAGTTGCCTACAACAAGAAACAGCAGAGTTGGAAGagagtgtggagtcagggaaggcTCAGCTGGGACCTCTTCAGCAGCACCTGCAAGATTCACAGCAGGAAATCAGTTCAATGCAAATGAAACTTGTGGAAATGAAAGAGTTGGAAAACCATAGTAATCAATTAAATTGGTGCAGTAGTCCACACAGCATTCTTGTAAATGGTGCTACAGATTATTGCAGCCTCAGTACCAGCAGCAGTGAAACAGCCAATCTTAATGAGCACACTGAAGGCCAGAGCAACCTAAAGTCTGAGCCCATACACCAGGAGTCTCCAGCAAGAAGTAGTCCTGAAATACTGCCTTCTTGTGTGACtgatgaaaatgaagagatgaCTGTAGCTGTTAATGAAAAAGTTTGTCCTGAATTTAATAGTGACAGACGTTCAAAAGAGGAAGATCCATTTAATGTAGAAACAAGTTCACTGACAAATCCAGTTGCAGATTCAAACTTGGATTTTTCCCAGTCTGATCCTTTTGTTGGCAGTGATCCTTTCAAGGATGATCCTTTTGGGAAAATTGATCCATTCGGTGGTGATCCTTTCAAAGGGTCAGGTCCATTTGCATCTGACTGCTTCTTCAAGCAGTCTTCTACTGATCCTTTTGCCACTTCAAGTACTGACCCTTTCAGTGCAGCCAGCGATAGCAGTAATACATCGGTAGAAACATTAAAGCACAATGATCCTTTTGCTCCTGGTGGAACAGTTGTTGTTGCAGCAAGCGATTCAGCCACGGACccctttgcttctgtttttggAAGTGAATCATTTGAAGATGGATTTGCTGATTTTAGCACATCGTCAAAG GTCAACAATGAAGATCCTTTTACTTCAGCCACATCAAGCTCCATCAGCAGTGTGGCCATTACAAAAAATATGCTTGAGGAAACATCcgtcaaaaatgaagatgtacCCCCAGCACTGCCACCAAAGATAGGAACTCCAACAAGACCCTGcccaccaccacctgggaaaaGACCCATCAACAAAATGGATTCTTCTGATCCCTTTAAACTGAATGATCCATTTCAGCCTTTCTCGGGCAATGATAGCCCCAAAGAAAAAGATCCTGATATGTTTTGCGATCCATTCACTTCTACTACTACCACTACCAATAAAGAGGCTGACCCAAGCAATTTTGCTAACTGCAGTGCTTATCCCTCTGAGGAAGATATGATTGAGTGGGccaagagagaaagtgagagagaggaagagcagAGACTTGCCCGACTGAATCAGCAAGAGCAAGAAGACTTAGAACTGGCTATTGCACTCAGCAAATCTGAAATATCAGAAGCATGA